TTATGTTGAAAAGGGGTTAGAATGGACGAGCGTAAAATTATAGAGAAAATGCCATGACAggggaaatgaaagaaaattattaggaagtgccagagcaaattATAGTGTTTCGTTTTTGAAATGTTATTCATTAGAAAACTCAAGCATTCTTCAAATACTCAAGCGGATTCCATTCATTAAGCTCATTGATTAACTTGCAGTAGTTTTGTAtctacagtaccgctcagaaataTGTTAATAAAAATATGCACACAATACGCGTATATCTATACGTGTATGTGTGTATAACCGTACACGTATTCGCGTATACCGATATACGCGTCCGCCTCATTAGCTTGCTCACTGTTTTCCTTATTGTTATaaagaatacatgtagcttgacaGCACTGACATAGTACACGAGTCCGAACTACATGACAAAGACGCACTTTCACAAACAGCCGTCACGTCCGGAATACGAACCCACGCACGGATGTTTATTTCATCGATAAACATACAGTTCAGGTTCAGAGTTATTATGTTCCACACTATTAAAAGATACAAAAGGCACATCAATAAACATGCAATTCTCGGAAAATGTTCGAGTTTATCTCGCCGAATACGATGGAAGTTCTACTCCTACTCGAAAGGTGTTGCATTACCTGTCACGAACTAAGATGAGGTTAAAAGGGGTTGACAGGCTAAACACGACTCCCGCTGTTTCATGATGTAATAGGTCTTTGACCTTTGGAGTTTAGCTCTAACAAGTAGGTCTTTTAGAGATTTTCCTCTCCTGTAGGAGATGAGAGGTGGTTCTCTGTGTATTTCTCTCAGCATTGGTTGGTTTTCGATTAAATGCCACTTGctcattaaaatatttttaaggtTAGGCACTGATGGATTGTACTGTGTGACAAAAGGCATTAATCCATTTTGCACTTTTTGCGGTTTTTGTTGAAGTGCCGACTTTCTATCTGTAAATTTGACTTCTGCAAGGACTTTGTTTACCAGATTATCTGGAAAGCATCAGACACGCAAATGTGATCTgaaatttttaatgttttcttcAAATGTTGCCTTTGAAGAGTTGGTTCTAAGGAGCCAAAGGGCTTCGCCTTTGATAAATCCTTTTTTCACGCCTGGAGCGTAACAGGAGGAAAAATGCATGTATTGAAATGTCTCAGTCGGTTTAAAGTGTGTACGGATGTCAAAGGTTCAGCATAAAAGAGCAAGAAAAGGTGTCGGGAGTCAGAAATATACCCTACCCTCCATTCTCGGTCTTTTACGACTTCTTGAAGCGCGAGGCAAGAATTGCATGCAATCCAGTCACCATGATGAGAGTTGAGCAAGAAGAACGGAAGGCAGAGACATCACAACAGAAAAATAGCAAGTTTGGAGGCAACGCAAGTAAGAGATCATCAGGTGCCAAGAGCTTCGCTACTGGTTCAGAAGTAATAAGCAGGAGAGGACAGGGTGGCAAGGAATAACCTGAATGATGCCGTCCGTGTAAAAACGACCACAATTCGTATAAAGAATGGACTTTGTCACGTCCACTGGCCTATGTATTGGCTGCTTAAGGTACGGCCATATGAAGAAAGATTGCGGTGGAAGGAAGATCTGAACTACATGCAAGGGCTTTCACCCAAGTTCTTTGCACAAGGACTCACTGGAAGCAGCGGAAGCAGCTCAGCATGACCTGCAGAACAGGACAAGAGAAGCCATCTCACACTGTGTAAATGCTTGGAACTCTAAGAGCTCAAACGTTTGCAGTTCTCACTCTCTGATTGAACCCGTCTGGCTCCATAAGATGGAAGATCCTGAAAGACAGAAAATGGTTTACACTCTTCTTGACGATCAGTCAGATGCCTGCTTCGTTAAGGATAGCATGCTTCAGCAACTACACGTCACTGGGCCAGCTTACAGCTTAAGTTATCAACAGTGCAAGGAGAGAGCCTCATCACTTGTATGaagatcagtaaccttgttgtCTGAGGTGTATATGAGCAAACGGAGGTGCTTCTGCCTGGAACGTACTCGAGAGCTGAAATCCCCTCGAAACGCTGCCAAATCCCAAGACCAGAATCTGTTATTGGTTTGTCCCACCTCGAACGCCTTTCTCATCAATTAATGCCCTATTGACAAGACGTGGAAGTTGGACTTATCCCTGGTGTGGATGATGATTGGTACGCCATGAAAACAGCATTAGGGTGGGGGGTCATTGGAAACCTGAGCTTAAATTATAGCGGCGAAGAGAGCGAGCATCGCACCTGTGACCAGATAATTTCACGAGAGAATGGAACGGAAGGTAGCAAAACAATTGGTCATCTTGTGTTGAAGACACACGTCAAGGAGGTTCTCAGCCCCGCCCAAATCAGCAAGTTATTCGAGTTAGACTTCAATGAAGCTAAGGGACGATAAGGGTCTTTCTCACCTAGACAGAAAGTTCCTGAACGTTTTGAGATCAAACATTCGCCACAAGGAAGATGGGCACTACGAAGTTCCCCTGCCACTGAAGCAGGAGTCGTTGAAACTCCCAAACAACAAGGAGCTCGCTGTGACTCGAGTCGACAAGCTTAAACGACGGCTTCAAAGAGATCTCAAGTACCGAGAAAACTATCAGGAATTCATGAAGGATATGACATGATACAAGGGACATGCCGAGAAAGTTCCTCCAGAAGACATTTCTCTTGCAAACGGTCGTATCTGGTACATTCCGCATCATGGTGTGTATCACCCCCAAAAGCCAGACAAGATAAGAGTGGTCTTCGATGCCAGCTCAGAGTTTAAAGGGGAATCACTGAACAAACACCTTTTGCAAGGACCCAATCTTACCAACAACTTCGTTGGGGTCCTTCCCTCCCTTCCGCAAGGAACATGTGGCGTTCATGTGCGACATAGAGGGGATGTTTCTTCAAGTTCAAGTGGCACCAGAACACCGCAACTTTCTCAGATTTCTTTCGTGGGAAGATGGAGATTTAAGCAAGTCGCTGACCAAATACAGAATGTCAGTCCATCTTTTCGGCGCCACCTCCTCTCCTGGCTGTGCGAATTTTGCCTTAAAAAGAACGGCAGAAGACTCCGAGGATACGTGCGGGCATGAAGCAGCTGAGTTTGTGAGAAATGACTTTTACATGGATGATGGGCTCAAATCTGTTCCCACACTATCCCAAGCCATCTCCTTGATGCAGGGTGCGAGAAAACTTTGTGCGAACGGTGGTTTCAATCTCCACAAGTTCCTGTCCAATAAATGTGAAGTGATAGAAGCCATACCAAAGGAGCAGTGGGCAAAGGAGATGAAAGATTTTGATACGAAAGACCTTCTACCGGTTGAAAGAGCCTTAGGCGTTCAATGGTGTGTGCAGTCTGATCAGCTCCAGGTTAGAGTTAGCGGACTAGCGGACCGACCACTTACAACACGCGGAATTTTGTCAACCGTTAGCTCTATCTATGATCCTCTGGGCCTGGTCGCACCGTTTGTACTTCAGGGAAAGCGTATACTCCAAGTTATTTGCCAGGATGGGGCACATTGGGATGATCAGATACCCGATCACTTGAGGATACAATAGGTAAAGTGGAGAGAAGAGCTTGGATGCCTCGCCAAGCTCCAGGTACTGCGCTGCTACAAGCCAAATGACTTTGGCGAAGTCAAAACGATCGAACTTCACAACTTCTCCAACGCTAGCACCTATGGATATGGCCAATGTCCCTACTTAAGG
Above is a window of Montipora capricornis isolate CH-2021 chromosome 6, ASM3666992v2, whole genome shotgun sequence DNA encoding:
- the LOC138053388 gene encoding uncharacterized protein; the protein is MCDIEGMFLQVQVAPEHRNFLRFLSWEDGDLSKSLTKYRMSVHLFGATSSPGCANFALKRTAEDSEDTCGHEAAEFVRNDFYMDDGLKSVPTLSQAISLMQGARKLCANGGFNLHKFLSNKCEVIEAIPKEQWAKEMKDFDTKDLLPVERALGVQWCVQSDQLQVRVSGLADRPLTTRGILSTVSSIYDPLGLVAPFVLQGKRILQVICQDGAHWDDQIPDHLRIQ